TGCATCGGGTATGTGTCTGGGCGGGAGGATAAGGCTGGTGAGGCAAGGGTTAATTTGAATCTTCTGGCGCTGCGGAGGACGGTCACGCTGAAGGGGATCATCAACGGTCCAAGGGATAGGTTTGAGGAGATGTGTCGGTTTTACGAGAAGCATCAGATCAGGCCGGTGGTGGACCGTGTGtttgggtttgaggaggcggctGAGGCGATGAAGTATCTCGCCGGTGGGTCGCACTTTGGGAAGGTGGTTGTGAGGGTTGAGTAGCTATAAATCGTGGAACTGCATACGATTATTATTATTGCCTCTTCGATGTTGTGGCTGATAAGCTCTGAATGGCGTCTATGAGAGTTAAAATTTGGCTAAGGTGGGTAAACGGGGCTTGCGGTTTTGGTTCGCGCACAACACaaggttttcttttgttaAATATTCCCACACTGTTTTCATTGACGGACACTCCCTCTCATTTCTTCTATCCCGGCCCACGACATCGTTTGATATTCCCTGCACCAGCGCGTTAATATCCCCATAAGCAACTTCTGGCTGCCTACTTCATCCTCAACAAGAGGAACAGGACGACCTTCCACGACCAGCTTGTCCTTCATAATGGCTCTTGCAAAACTCCCCACTGAGCTGCAGACCCGTATCTGCGAAATCTTGAACGAGGAGCATCGGGATAGTCTGGTATCCCTCTCGTAGACCAACCGACATTTTCGGGCGGTTGCCAATACGTGTCCACTCAGCATTCTGACCTTGATTGTTACGACTGAAGGTTTTGAGAAACTGATCCAAGATTGCTCCCAGTTCCTAGGCCAGAATGACGGCTTCCGTCATGTCCATGTCCTTGTGCTCATTGGTTCAACTGTTGTTGACTGGAACTTGGCTGATAATCCGCTCCCAAGGATATATTTTGGGCGAGGTCCCTCGGATGGATTCGATGACGGCTTTCAAAGCCCTATTTCTCTCTGGCGATCGCGCCGACAAGACGTACCGCCTCATTCCTGGCAGAGCTCTGATCGGTGGGATTAGAACTGGGGTCCTTTGGCCAACTCCATCAGCCAGTTACCAGGACTCACTGACCTCATATacaaggcggccgaggagctTCCACACTGTCTGCTGCACGCCATCGAAAATAAGAGTACGATACCACGCCGTGTAACACGGCTTTACCATCACACTTTTCGGCTGCGGATGCTGGAAGCTGTCATGCATGCCTAATATCACGTAGATCAAGGCGTATGCGCTGGATATAATGGTCCATACGAATATGACCCAACTCCCACAGCGCCCGTTATGGATCCTCACGAATACAATATCATCCGATCTCCCTGCCTCTATGGCGTGTTTTTGGTCAGCGTCAAATACACCACCGACCTCATGACAAATGTGGTATTGCACATCATGGATGATGGCAAGTACCAGGACACAAAACAAATATTGCAGACCGAAGGACTTGCCCCAAATCTGGGCGAGATTTTCGTGTATGCACACCGCTCTTCATACTCGGCTCATCCAGAAGCGGAGTTCAGCTGGTAGGGAAACTCGGCAATGGAAATCGACggccccctcctctgcccaTAAAGTGGCTCACTGTTAGGTCTTCTCTCGACTCTGGACCAGTTGAAATCTGTCAACTACTGGATCTTAGCGCTCTGAAGACTCTCGAGCTCAATTGGCCCCCGAATGAACAGAGGATTGAATTGTCCGAAAAACTTCGTTTACCTTCCCTGACAACGCTCGTGGTGGACTTGTCTCTACTAGCTCGAGGCCGAAGTAACCATGCCCAAGTCAAGCACTTCATTCGCGCTCATCCAAGCATCAAGCAATTACAGGTACGCGTATAGGATTGGTCAATCGCCTCATTTGTAGGGGAGAACCATCATGGAACGGTGTTTCCAAACATGGAGTCCTTATGCTTTCAAAACAGGCGATATAATGACATGTTCAAGGCCGTCGCCAGTTTGCTGATTTCGGCGCGTGAAATTGAAGGCTTGGGTGCCCTATACCCCAACGTCAAGTGTCTGACCCTTCCTGTCCGTAGGTCAAGGGGCAAAAATGATGAAGTTGCGTTGTATCAAACCATTGGCCACGGTTTCCCcaagggtggtgggaggagtgggaaaaCAAGGGCTTGAGGAAACAAAGGCTACATAGGATTTCGTTGCGAACGACCACACCCTTTTGCATACCTTTACCATTGCCGCCAATCAGAATGCATCCCACAGGCGGCGCCATGAGCTTCTGGGCCTGGTATTCATTCTGGCATGCCACCTTTTCACCAACTCCTTGCCATTTTTATGCCTTTTGTGTTTACCCTGAAGATATGATCCCAAAGCAGCCGCTCCTACCGTCAATGTGATGACGCCTCCGGTGACAGCCATATCTACAACCGCTGTACCTGCCGCCGCACCCGTCGCCATACCTGCCGCAAAACCGGGCCCTCCACCCATCAGGATTGCCGGTATCATAGCATCCGGATTCCAGCTCTCCCAGCGATCCGAGATCTCCTTTTCGCTCAAATTGTCTACTATGCACCGCAGGTGCCAGAGGGCAAATTCTTGGCAGTTCCATAAAAAGTTTTGGTATGTCTTTTCAAAAAGCTCCTTCCATATATCGTTTGCTAAGAATGGGTGAAAATCGATGAGCAATAGGTACCAGTAAGGAGACGGGGTCAGGTACACTTGCCGCATTCTTCAATCTTGTCATCCGGCCATGTCGTCTTGCATTCACCCAAATTAATAGGCTCATATTCAAGCGCTTTCTTTTGCATTTCCTCGATCCATTCCGACTTGGGCTTGATGCGCAGGTTGTGCGATAGTCCGCTTGGATCGTCGGGTGTGGCGGCGACTTCGTAGCATGTGTCGCTCACGCAAACTGTCCAATGGTTGATGGTAGCTTTGCGCCatttgttgaggagggggattttgGCAAAGCTACTGATGGGTCGCCTATAGAGGAAAACGTCTCGTTGTGATTGCGACATGATGTGGGAAAGGTATCACTGTTTCGATGATGTCTAGGTGCTAAGAAGGTTGTAGTAATCACTGTTGGACTTGGTGTTTCTCCAGGTTGAACGATCAAAACCGGAGAAGCCAGAATCGTTATTTCTGTCTTTCCAGTAGGGATAAGATTGGGAGAATACCTTTTTGCAAGATGCGAGTAACGCGTCATGCCCAGCGCTCGAAACCGAACAGGCCAATCCTAGTGTCCAGACTGTAGCTTGATCTCGTGGCTATGATTCATAGGTAGCACAGCTGTGCCGCCTCTAGATGATCTTTAGTGTGTGTTTGCCCATTTTAAGTACGGCAGAGAATCTTCTTTGCCAATCAGGATGGACGGGTACTCCTTACGTCGTGGCGATGCCCTTCAGCTCCCGTCCTCA
The sequence above is a segment of the Podospora pseudoanserina strain CBS 124.78 chromosome 5, whole genome shotgun sequence genome. Coding sequences within it:
- a CDS encoding hypothetical protein (EggNog:ENOG503P7JH), with amino-acid sequence MSQSQRDVFLYRRPISSFAKIPLLNKWRKATINHWTVCVSDTCYEVAATPDDPSGLSHNLRIKPKSEWIEEMQKKALEYEPINLGECKTTWPDDKIEECGKSNDIWKELFEKTYQNFLWNCQEFALWHLRCIVDNLSEKEISDRWESWNPDAMIPAILMGGGPGFAAGMATGAAAGTAVVDMAVTGGVITLTA